Genomic window (Gammaproteobacteria bacterium):
CGCCGCCTGATGACGGGCGAGCCCGCGACGCGCCAGGACATCGTCGACATCCTCAGGGAGGGGCGCTGGAACGCGGTGCTCGATCCCGACGAGGTGGCGATGCTGCAGGGTGTCCTGGAGGTGGCCGAGACCCAGGTGCGCGACGTCATGGTGCCGCGCTCGCAGATGGTGGTGCTGGAACGCGATGCCCCCAAGGCGGAGATCCTGCACGCCATCGTCGACAGCGGCCATTCGCGCTATCCGGTCATCGGCGAGGACCGCGACGAGGTGGTTGGCGTGCTGCTCGCCAAGGACATCCTGCATTACTTCGTGGAGACACCGGAGCAGGAATTCGACCTGCGCCGCTTCATCCGCCCGGCCATCGTCATCCCGGAGAGCAAGCGGCTGAACACGCTGCTCAAGGAGTTCCGCATCAACCGCAACCACCTCGCCATCGTCGTCGACGAGTACGGTGCCACTGCTGGCCTGCTCACCATCGAGGACGTGCTCGAGGAGATCGTCGGCGAGATCGGCGACGAGTACGACGCC
Coding sequences:
- a CDS encoding CBS domain-containing protein, translating into MTDEHQPAPEAEDEEPTLYGRLRRLMTGEPATRQDIVDILREGRWNAVLDPDEVAMLQGVLEVAETQVRDVMVPRSQMVVLERDAPKAEILHAIVDSGHSRYPVIGEDRDEVVGVLLAKDILHYFVETPEQEFDLRRFIRPAIVIPESKRLNTLLKEFRINRNHLAIVVDEYGATAGLLTIEDVLEEIVGEIGDEYDAQEAEPIQKQDGNRFQVLALTRVEDFNRYFGCSISDEDYDTVGGLVMYELGRLPRRGEVVSCQGFRFRVLQADRRRLHTLEVTPEPPAAD